From Bacillus sp. FSL K6-3431, the proteins below share one genomic window:
- a CDS encoding pLS20_p028 family conjugation system transmembrane protein, protein MSNEEIARKLEEFQDYLSISSIFTDIFRWIAWAFVQVLAWIVDALEKLTDDILWIKSFYNHPEIVAFVDTIKPILYIFLAFSLLYTGYLLIFQKKFNREGIAINLFIACIIILSLNTGMDKASEFTDVAIDAIKVESLFPHDESTLSGSIIQRNVNDLTEIDKSNWSTTDINVPNSTPPSRIANINVREKYGKDTEGISSEGQDISKYMLSLNNVGEYRAEKFDQSGLEWNNEYYFRYSINWFTIFVTLGIIAFTLFSIALKLAKLFFELTFNYILALIVAPADIHDGQKTKKIISAILNTFFATILIFLSMKVYMIGTAYLESTLSPLPYLIALIAFSLAVVDGPNIVERLFGIDAGLKNGWGVLAGAYAGGKMASGLGKGLSSLMKDGSAESKFQQQKPSRLGSEKAPSPNGSKDDGEKDDKTTKDGSGGIAGIQNSKSKGNSSNEQSGESKETGTTNEIGTGRTASVSSQLDSKQGETPSQTKVPSPNDAEHASLSQKSQGGTGNIPTMSGLNNGQRTQGVQHPSAQKETDITSVPDQVQGNSSVSNVNAGGAPSPSTASHLNAIASGVNAPTTNGSNSVQRTQGVQQSSIQTETDITSISDQVQGNSSVSIVNSGGASSPSTAGHANASTSGVNAPTTSGSNSVLRAQSVQHSNAQTDTDITNIVDQTQGNTTIRNVQSGVNPGSNQINTSNQSGSNQSVNGSHSVHTGQSVVPTDIEVITQSEAVNRVTSINEKQRNITSVKRRPSTYAIPSNSGVDKNAYYFTRNK, encoded by the coding sequence ATGAGTAATGAAGAAATCGCTCGTAAACTTGAAGAATTTCAAGACTACCTTAGTATTTCGAGCATCTTCACGGATATTTTTAGATGGATTGCATGGGCGTTTGTTCAAGTTTTGGCATGGATTGTTGACGCTCTCGAAAAATTGACTGATGACATATTATGGATTAAATCCTTTTACAATCACCCAGAAATTGTAGCTTTTGTCGATACAATCAAACCGATTTTGTATATCTTTTTAGCCTTTTCCCTTCTCTATACAGGCTATTTGCTAATATTTCAAAAGAAGTTTAACCGTGAAGGAATCGCAATAAATCTTTTCATAGCCTGCATCATCATTCTTTCGCTAAACACTGGAATGGACAAGGCAAGTGAATTTACAGACGTTGCAATTGACGCTATAAAGGTCGAATCACTCTTTCCACACGATGAATCAACTTTAAGTGGTTCAATTATTCAACGAAACGTAAATGACCTTACTGAAATTGATAAAAGTAACTGGTCTACAACTGACATAAACGTTCCAAACAGTACACCACCGAGCAGAATTGCGAATATCAATGTCCGTGAAAAGTACGGAAAAGATACAGAAGGCATTTCTAGTGAAGGACAAGACATTTCAAAGTACATGCTATCTCTTAACAATGTTGGTGAATACCGCGCGGAAAAGTTTGATCAGTCGGGGTTAGAGTGGAACAACGAGTACTATTTCCGATATTCGATTAATTGGTTTACGATTTTCGTCACTCTAGGAATTATTGCCTTCACGCTCTTCTCAATTGCGTTAAAGCTTGCCAAGTTGTTTTTCGAACTAACATTCAACTATATTTTAGCATTGATCGTAGCACCTGCTGATATTCATGACGGGCAGAAAACAAAGAAAATCATTTCAGCCATCTTGAATACCTTCTTTGCAACCATCCTAATTTTTCTATCAATGAAAGTATACATGATTGGAACAGCATATTTAGAGAGTACACTCTCCCCCCTCCCTTACCTGATAGCTCTAATTGCATTTTCTCTAGCTGTTGTGGATGGACCGAATATCGTAGAACGACTTTTCGGGATTGATGCAGGGCTTAAAAATGGTTGGGGAGTCCTTGCAGGTGCATACGCAGGTGGAAAAATGGCTTCGGGGCTTGGTAAAGGACTAAGTAGTTTAATGAAAGATGGTTCTGCTGAATCAAAATTCCAACAACAAAAACCATCAAGACTAGGCAGTGAAAAAGCTCCATCACCTAATGGCAGCAAGGATGATGGTGAAAAGGATGATAAGACAACTAAAGACGGTTCTGGTGGCATTGCAGGTATTCAAAATAGTAAAAGTAAAGGTAATTCGAGTAATGAGCAATCTGGTGAATCGAAAGAAACTGGAACAACTAATGAAATAGGAACAGGAAGAACGGCAAGTGTATCCTCACAATTGGACAGCAAGCAAGGAGAAACACCTTCACAAACAAAAGTTCCTTCACCGAATGATGCTGAACATGCAAGCCTTTCACAAAAAAGTCAAGGTGGCACTGGTAATATACCAACCATGAGTGGTTTGAACAATGGTCAAAGGACGCAAGGCGTTCAACATCCAAGCGCACAAAAGGAGACAGATATTACAAGCGTTCCTGACCAAGTGCAAGGCAATTCATCGGTTAGCAATGTTAATGCTGGTGGCGCACCTTCACCAAGCACAGCAAGTCACTTAAACGCTATAGCAAGTGGGGTTAATGCTCCAACGACAAATGGTTCAAATAGTGTACAGAGGACGCAAGGCGTTCAACAATCGAGTATTCAAACGGAGACAGATATTACAAGCATTTCTGATCAAGTGCAAGGCAATTCATCGGTTAGCATTGTTAATTCTGGTGGCGCATCTTCACCAAGCACAGCAGGTCACGCAAACGCTTCAACAAGTGGGGTTAATGCACCTACTACAAGTGGTTCAAATAGTGTCCTAAGAGCGCAAAGTGTTCAACACTCGAACGCACAAACAGATACAGACATTACAAACATTGTAGATCAAACACAAGGAAACACAACAATTCGGAACGTTCAATCAGGCGTTAACCCCGGGTCTAATCAAATTAACACATCAAATCAATCCGGTAGTAATCAATCTGTAAATGGTTCTCACAGCGTTCACACTGGACAGTCAGTTGTACCAACAGACATAGAGGTTATCACTCAAAGTGAAGCCGTTAACCGAGTGACATCTATTAACGAAAAACAAAGAAACATTACTTCTGTTAAACGTAGACCGAGTACGTATGCGATTCCAAGTAATTCCGGTGTCGATAAGAACGCTTATTATTTTACTAGAAATAAGTAA
- a CDS encoding YhgE/Pip domain-containing protein, translating into MKNTWNIFTSDVKNISRNWVAAVLIGGLIFLPSLYAWLNIIASWDPYSQTDQMPVAVVNEDVGATVRDNQIDAGEELVKTLKTNKDMGWEFTNRKKAMEKLEYGDYFSVIIIPKDFSEKLASVISDKPEKATMEYYVNEKINSIAPKITGKGASVIVEKMSGQFISTVNGVIFDLFNDLGIEIENDLPDIKRFEQYIFDVEANLPEINQKLKESLTDATSAQNILRKAQNLMPEAQRLTNEGLGTINSTTEFLTKAENRLNEMAPKINEDLQKVQSISKESNEFLKEIQSVDLDFTELENVKKQMNDKMSSAINTVETIEADLKHLRDINSVEPSTPTEEGENEVPSAPIGGAELDSAIEKTAALKATLVEVQSNVENVNGLVEGKQQQLKQAIDDLQQIAAGTSVKLDTFIKDYKETIEPKVFSEVANAKKTLLDAKEVLVGIQSTIPEVERIINNTDGHVSDGTEMIEKILGEFPYVNDKVRQLADRIRKVQGEMDIGDIIELLQNDPQAERSFFEEPIVLNENKLFPIENYGTGMTPFYTVLAIWVGCLLLISLLAVDVKHEGNYFAREVYFGRLFTFVTIGILQTLIVTIGDMVLLGVKVQEPFWFIFFGLFISLIFMSIVYTLVSVFGDVGKALAIIMLVLQIAGSGGTYPVALLPEFFQWINPVLPFTYAIDLMREAVGGIVWRRVATDILYLACVGIAFQLFGAFLKEKVNKQTNKLLKKSKESGLFH; encoded by the coding sequence ATGAAAAATACCTGGAATATATTTACTTCCGATGTCAAAAACATAAGTAGGAATTGGGTTGCTGCTGTTCTGATTGGTGGGTTAATTTTTCTACCTTCACTTTATGCATGGCTCAATATCATCGCTTCGTGGGATCCTTATTCGCAGACTGATCAAATGCCGGTCGCTGTCGTAAATGAAGATGTTGGAGCCACGGTGAGAGATAATCAAATCGATGCCGGAGAAGAGCTTGTAAAGACGTTAAAGACGAATAAGGACATGGGTTGGGAGTTTACAAATCGGAAAAAGGCGATGGAAAAACTTGAATACGGTGATTATTTTTCCGTGATTATTATTCCTAAAGACTTTTCTGAGAAGCTAGCCTCCGTTATTTCGGACAAACCTGAGAAGGCAACAATGGAATACTATGTGAATGAAAAAATCAATTCGATCGCACCGAAAATCACAGGAAAAGGTGCAAGTGTCATCGTGGAAAAAATGAGTGGACAGTTTATTTCCACGGTCAATGGTGTCATTTTTGACTTGTTTAATGATCTCGGTATTGAAATTGAAAACGACTTACCAGATATTAAAAGGTTTGAACAGTATATTTTTGATGTAGAAGCAAACCTGCCAGAAATTAATCAGAAGCTAAAGGAATCATTAACAGACGCAACATCCGCACAAAATATTTTACGAAAAGCCCAGAACCTTATGCCAGAGGCTCAGCGCTTAACAAATGAGGGTCTTGGAACGATCAATAGTACAACAGAGTTTCTCACAAAAGCGGAGAATAGGCTGAATGAAATGGCACCGAAAATTAATGAAGATTTGCAGAAGGTACAAAGCATATCTAAGGAATCAAATGAATTTTTAAAAGAAATTCAGTCTGTTGACCTTGATTTTACCGAACTAGAAAATGTAAAAAAACAAATGAACGACAAAATGAGTAGTGCAATTAATACAGTTGAGACAATTGAAGCGGATCTTAAACATTTAAGGGATATAAATAGTGTGGAGCCTTCGACACCGACGGAAGAAGGGGAGAATGAAGTACCCTCTGCTCCGATTGGAGGAGCAGAGCTTGATAGTGCCATTGAGAAAACAGCAGCCTTAAAAGCAACCCTTGTGGAAGTTCAAAGCAATGTGGAAAATGTCAATGGATTAGTAGAAGGGAAACAACAGCAATTGAAGCAAGCGATTGACGACTTGCAACAAATTGCAGCCGGCACTTCTGTCAAATTGGATACGTTCATCAAAGATTATAAAGAAACGATTGAACCTAAGGTGTTTAGTGAAGTGGCAAATGCAAAGAAAACATTGCTAGACGCGAAAGAAGTATTAGTTGGGATACAATCCACTATTCCTGAAGTAGAACGAATCATAAATAATACAGATGGGCATGTAAGTGATGGAACAGAGATGATCGAGAAAATCCTTGGAGAGTTCCCTTATGTGAACGATAAAGTGCGACAACTTGCTGATAGAATCAGGAAAGTCCAAGGAGAAATGGACATCGGCGATATAATAGAGCTACTGCAAAACGATCCACAAGCAGAGCGTTCCTTTTTCGAAGAACCGATTGTTTTGAATGAAAACAAACTGTTCCCGATTGAAAACTATGGAACCGGGATGACTCCATTCTATACGGTGCTTGCGATTTGGGTTGGTTGTCTACTGTTGATTTCCTTGCTTGCTGTCGATGTTAAGCATGAAGGCAACTACTTCGCAAGGGAAGTCTATTTTGGACGCTTATTTACATTTGTAACAATTGGCATTCTACAAACACTAATTGTTACAATCGGCGATATGGTTCTTCTCGGTGTGAAAGTCCAAGAGCCATTCTGGTTTATCTTTTTTGGACTATTCATCAGTCTCATTTTTATGTCTATCGTCTATACATTGGTTTCTGTATTCGGAGATGTTGGAAAGGCACTTGCTATTATCATGCTTGTCTTGCAGATAGCTGGATCTGGCGGTACTTACCCGGTTGCATTACTACCGGAATTCTTCCAATGGATCAATCCTGTACTTCCATTTACGTATGCAATCGATTTAATGCGTGAAGCGGTAGGTGGTATTGTATGGCGAAGAGTAGCTACTGATATTCTATACCTAGCCTGTGTGGGCATAGCGTTCCAACTATTTGGCGCCTTTTTAAAAGAGAAGGTTAATAAACAAACAAATAAACTCTTGAAAAAATCTAAAGAATCAGGTCTATTTCATTAA
- a CDS encoding Bcr/CflA family multidrug efflux MFS transporter, which translates to MNRLIDNKRFRLALLLGSLAALGPLTIDMYLPSFPTIANDYGTNASLVQFSLTACLLGLGIGQLVIGPMSDVRGRRQPLIIFITLYFISSIACAFAPSIYVFIGARFMQGFSAAAGIVISRAVVRDVYSGRELTKFFALLMLINNLAPILAPIAGGGILRFTKWNGVFIVLAAIGILLVILVTSKLEETLPKEQRVPSNIGQTLRNFMSLIKDRQFAGYALTQGFITAGIFAYVSGTPFVYQNIYGVSPQVFSILFGMNGIGIMIGTQLVGRFADIVSEERFLKIGLLMSSLASIALLIVVLFNGPLFAVVISIFFFVSSIGIISTSSFSLAMDSQGNMAGSAAALLGLLPFILGSISAPLVGVAGENTAVPMGVIIFSASTLALLSFYGLARKNQKSVSY; encoded by the coding sequence TTGAATAGATTAATAGATAATAAACGATTTAGACTGGCTTTACTGCTTGGTTCGCTTGCAGCACTCGGTCCTCTCACGATTGATATGTATTTACCTTCATTTCCTACCATTGCAAATGACTATGGTACAAATGCCTCTCTTGTCCAGTTCAGCTTAACCGCCTGTTTACTTGGACTTGGTATCGGTCAACTGGTTATCGGGCCGATGAGTGATGTAAGGGGACGGCGTCAACCGCTGATAATTTTTATTACATTGTATTTCATATCTTCCATTGCCTGTGCCTTTGCACCGTCTATTTATGTGTTCATCGGTGCCCGCTTTATGCAAGGTTTTTCAGCAGCTGCTGGAATTGTGATTTCACGTGCTGTTGTCCGTGATGTATATAGTGGACGAGAGTTAACGAAGTTCTTTGCATTGCTCATGCTCATTAACAATCTTGCACCGATATTAGCACCAATTGCAGGAGGAGGCATTCTTAGATTTACCAAATGGAACGGTGTGTTTATCGTGTTAGCTGCGATTGGTATCCTCCTCGTAATCCTAGTGACATCGAAACTTGAAGAAACACTGCCAAAAGAACAGCGAGTGCCAAGTAATATAGGGCAAACGTTGAGAAATTTCATGTCACTCATTAAGGATCGCCAATTTGCTGGATATGCACTTACACAGGGCTTTATCACTGCTGGTATCTTTGCTTATGTTTCTGGTACACCTTTTGTATACCAAAATATTTACGGTGTATCTCCACAAGTATTCAGTATTTTATTCGGTATGAACGGAATTGGAATTATGATCGGCACACAGCTTGTCGGTCGATTTGCAGATATTGTTTCTGAAGAACGCTTCTTAAAAATTGGCTTATTGATGTCCAGCTTGGCAAGTATCGCTTTATTAATTGTTGTACTTTTTAATGGACCACTCTTTGCAGTTGTCATTTCAATTTTCTTTTTTGTTTCATCAATTGGTATTATCTCCACATCTTCGTTTTCACTAGCTATGGACTCGCAGGGGAATATGGCTGGTAGTGCAGCTGCACTTTTAGGTTTGCTCCCATTTATATTGGGCTCGATTTCGGCACCGCTTGTCGGGGTTGCCGGAGAAAATACAGCCGTCCCAATGGGTGTCATTATCTTTTCAGCTAGTACACTGGCCCTCCTGTCTTTTTATGGATTGGCTAGAAAAAACCAAAAAAGTGTTAGTTACTAA
- a CDS encoding cytochrome c biogenesis CcdA family protein, with the protein MGGIETDTMLVVGMFLAVGAGALSFFSPCVLPIFPAYLSYITGISVKELQGNHDVKIRSKLLSHSVFFLLGVSLIFISLGVGASFLGQWIQKLLVGDTGLLIQRIAGVFIILMGLFVGGWINITALMKERRFQYSKKPVGYIGTFFVGMGFAAGWTPCIGPIFGSILFLAASNPGQGIVYTVMYVIGFALPFLALTFFLGSTKWIVRHSQVIMKAGAIIMVLMGLILFTGQMPRITEFLLKLVQDTWFEKLG; encoded by the coding sequence TTGGGTGGAATTGAGACGGATACGATGTTGGTGGTAGGGATGTTTCTCGCAGTAGGAGCAGGGGCATTATCCTTCTTTTCACCTTGTGTGCTGCCAATATTTCCAGCATATTTATCGTATATTACAGGAATTAGTGTGAAAGAACTGCAAGGGAATCATGACGTTAAAATACGTAGTAAATTACTGAGTCATTCAGTGTTTTTTCTATTAGGTGTTTCACTTATCTTTATAAGTTTGGGTGTCGGAGCTTCATTTTTAGGTCAATGGATTCAAAAGTTATTAGTAGGTGATACAGGGCTACTAATCCAACGCATAGCGGGCGTATTTATTATATTAATGGGGCTTTTTGTTGGTGGTTGGATTAACATTACAGCGTTAATGAAAGAAAGGCGTTTCCAATACTCCAAGAAACCTGTTGGCTATATAGGTACTTTTTTTGTTGGAATGGGTTTTGCCGCTGGATGGACGCCATGTATTGGTCCGATATTCGGATCCATTTTATTTCTTGCAGCAAGTAATCCAGGACAAGGAATAGTGTACACAGTGATGTATGTCATAGGATTTGCATTACCGTTTCTTGCCTTAACCTTTTTCCTTGGATCAACTAAATGGATTGTTCGCCATAGTCAAGTGATTATGAAAGCAGGGGCCATTATTATGGTTCTTATGGGTTTGATTTTATTTACTGGTCAAATGCCACGGATCACCGAGTTTCTACTGAAATTAGTACAAGATACATGGTTCGAAAAATTAGGATGA
- a CDS encoding TlpA family protein disulfide reductase, with amino-acid sequence MKKAIFVMIVVGMLGWAVYEFVFTTDDNKVQEDNKVISQSKIRDINEEETESNVIGIGKGEMAPDFELTTLEGEIVKLSDFKGQRIMLNFWATWCPPCRAEMPDMQKFQEKKDVKILAVNLLETESNPDKVQKFIDDFNLTLTVPLDEESVVSDQYQIMAYPTSFMIDSKGRIQFIALGALNYNLMVQEFEKMQ; translated from the coding sequence GTGAAAAAGGCAATTTTTGTTATGATTGTAGTTGGTATGCTAGGTTGGGCGGTGTATGAGTTCGTATTTACGACCGATGATAACAAAGTTCAAGAAGATAATAAAGTAATTTCGCAGTCTAAAATACGGGACATTAACGAGGAAGAAACTGAGTCCAATGTTATAGGGATTGGTAAAGGAGAAATGGCCCCTGATTTTGAACTTACGACACTAGAAGGAGAGATAGTAAAACTGTCAGATTTTAAAGGCCAACGCATAATGTTGAATTTCTGGGCAACATGGTGCCCACCATGCCGCGCAGAAATGCCTGATATGCAAAAGTTTCAGGAGAAAAAAGATGTGAAAATTTTAGCTGTGAATTTACTGGAGACAGAATCAAATCCAGATAAAGTTCAGAAATTTATAGATGATTTTAATTTGACACTCACCGTTCCTCTTGATGAAGAATCTGTTGTCTCAGACCAATATCAAATTATGGCCTATCCTACATCATTTATGATTGATTCAAAGGGGCGGATTCAATTTATAGCGTTAGGTGCATTAAACTATAATTTAATGGTACAGGAGTTTGAAAAGATGCAATAA
- a CDS encoding response regulator transcription factor, with product MKQIIMVVEDDKMIRDLIRIYLKKNKYEVVEASDGEEAKQVFLEFQPCLIILDLMLPKISGEEFYVWVRKQEQSEVSVIMLSAKARIEDKISGLNLGADAYMTKPFDPNELIANVEAVLRRTDMFCQKIVREGLCIMPKKGVVLLYGKNIKLTKFEFNLLYYFMQNPNMALSREQLIMQMYPYVEHTVMDRTIDAHIKKLREKIEDYPANPKRVQTVRGMGYKFVTAK from the coding sequence GTGAAACAAATAATTATGGTTGTTGAAGATGATAAAATGATTCGAGATCTTATACGAATTTATTTGAAGAAAAATAAATATGAGGTCGTGGAAGCAAGTGATGGAGAAGAGGCGAAACAAGTTTTTCTTGAATTCCAACCATGTTTAATCATCTTGGATTTAATGCTTCCAAAAATAAGTGGAGAAGAATTTTATGTATGGGTTCGTAAGCAGGAGCAAAGTGAAGTTTCGGTTATTATGCTTTCGGCTAAAGCACGAATTGAAGATAAAATTTCTGGATTAAATTTAGGTGCAGATGCGTACATGACTAAACCATTTGATCCAAATGAACTTATCGCAAATGTTGAAGCGGTACTACGCCGTACTGATATGTTTTGCCAAAAAATTGTACGTGAAGGGCTATGCATCATGCCTAAAAAGGGAGTAGTTTTACTTTATGGTAAAAATATAAAACTGACGAAATTTGAATTTAACCTTCTTTATTACTTTATGCAAAATCCAAATATGGCTTTGTCACGGGAACAGCTTATCATGCAAATGTACCCATATGTAGAACATACAGTAATGGATCGAACGATTGATGCGCATATAAAAAAGCTCCGTGAAAAAATTGAAGATTATCCAGCGAATCCGAAGCGGGTACAAACCGTTCGGGGAATGGGGTATAAATTTGTCACGGCTAAGTAA
- a CDS encoding sensor histidine kinase, translated as MNILVIVAATAISGWAIYNTACFLAAGVGGFDAERQQQFNSTLLSYLWIFMITAVFAGSVLHFYLIKRLIKPIRSLIRSTEQLRNGQYPEPIKMYKQDEIGQLVIQYNGLISQLQMNEQQRKKLVSDLSHEIRTPLTNINGYLQALKDGDIIGDKILFASLHQESNRLSQMLEQLEQLKEWDYLSAQSIVKKETYEIENLLSQCVAMFERTWEQKNIPIQLEAESCKLSIHVEGIQQVISNLIDNAICYYEGTGPILLTGKKQKNDYRISITGPSKPIPTEELEKVFNRFYRLDSSRSRMTGGSGLGLAISKEIVERHHQGKIGIETSINSNTFWILIPR; from the coding sequence TTGAACATATTAGTTATTGTAGCGGCAACTGCTATCAGTGGTTGGGCTATTTATAATACAGCTTGTTTTCTGGCGGCAGGAGTAGGGGGATTTGATGCAGAACGACAGCAGCAATTTAATAGTACCCTTCTAAGTTACTTATGGATTTTCATGATCACGGCAGTCTTTGCAGGAAGTGTGCTTCATTTTTATTTAATAAAACGCCTCATTAAACCAATTCGAAGTTTAATTCGATCTACTGAACAACTGAGAAACGGTCAATATCCTGAACCAATAAAAATGTACAAGCAAGATGAAATCGGTCAATTGGTTATACAGTATAATGGGCTCATTTCACAGTTACAAATGAATGAACAACAACGGAAAAAGCTTGTCTCAGATTTATCACACGAAATTAGAACCCCTTTAACGAATATTAATGGTTATCTGCAAGCATTGAAAGATGGAGATATAATAGGCGATAAAATACTGTTTGCCTCCCTTCATCAGGAATCAAACCGATTATCGCAAATGCTTGAACAACTAGAACAATTAAAGGAATGGGATTATTTATCGGCCCAATCAATAGTTAAAAAAGAAACGTATGAGATAGAAAACCTACTAAGTCAATGTGTTGCTATGTTTGAAAGAACATGGGAGCAGAAAAATATTCCGATACAGCTTGAAGCCGAATCATGCAAACTATCTATTCACGTTGAAGGAATACAACAAGTTATTAGTAACTTGATTGATAATGCTATTTGTTATTATGAAGGAACTGGACCGATTTTACTAACAGGAAAGAAACAAAAGAATGATTATCGTATTTCTATTACAGGACCTAGCAAACCTATACCAACTGAAGAATTAGAAAAAGTATTTAACCGGTTTTACCGACTTGATTCTTCTCGTAGCCGTATGACTGGTGGTTCAGGATTAGGACTTGCGATTTCAAAGGAAATCGTGGAACGCCATCATCAAGGTAAGATAGGAATTGAAACAAGTATAAATAGTAATACATTCTGGATTTTAATACCGAGGTAG
- a CDS encoding Crp/Fnr family transcriptional regulator — protein MKYILDSKLLKLKLREFNMEKIFDQAKQLPFTLQQYEPDEVILLEGMEAKSLLFLVEGKVKITSSVETGKSLLLRFVQPFSIIGDIELIRDVPVQSQVKAVDPCLLIGLHFDYIKHHEMDNPKFLHTLLEHVSYKLQTCTTASRVNLLASVENKFASYLMSTISPESDNNFGIEIKTSNIQEIADLIGTTYRHLNRVIHSLSRKNIIEKDKSFIRILNWTNLEELSNGIRYK, from the coding sequence ATGAAATATATTCTAGACTCGAAGCTACTTAAATTAAAACTACGCGAATTTAATATGGAGAAAATATTTGACCAAGCAAAACAACTCCCGTTTACTTTGCAGCAATATGAACCAGATGAAGTTATTCTACTGGAAGGGATGGAGGCGAAATCACTGTTATTTTTAGTGGAAGGGAAGGTGAAAATAACATCAAGTGTCGAAACTGGAAAGTCATTATTACTAAGATTTGTTCAACCGTTTTCCATTATTGGTGATATCGAACTAATTCGTGACGTTCCCGTCCAATCACAAGTTAAAGCAGTTGATCCATGCTTGTTGATTGGACTACATTTTGATTATATAAAACACCATGAAATGGATAACCCAAAGTTTTTACATACACTTTTAGAACATGTAAGCTATAAGCTTCAAACTTGTACAACAGCTTCTCGTGTAAATTTATTAGCATCTGTGGAAAACAAATTTGCGAGTTATCTTATGTCCACCATATCACCTGAGTCTGATAATAACTTTGGAATAGAGATAAAGACTTCAAATATTCAAGAGATTGCTGATTTAATTGGCACAACATATCGCCATCTAAATCGAGTTATTCATTCTCTTTCTCGTAAGAATATTATTGAGAAAGACAAAAGTTTTATTCGTATATTAAATTGGACTAATTTAGAAGAATTGTCCAATGGAATCCGATATAAGTAA
- a CDS encoding HAD-IIB family hydrolase: MKFVFDLDGTICFKGQPVSEKLLIALEKLVGQGHEVIFASARPVRDLLPVLHERFHQYPMIAGNGSMVAIKGKTISTVSFDEETLENIVHLIRAYNVSYLIDGDWDYAYTGPGIHPILNNLDPQRRAKNVKLDELESILKILMLTSDNMEAIQKRLSKLDVVVHSHGNERVLDISPSGIDKWSGLQKLGVQEGEYIAFGNDANDITMFQHAMYSIMIGESQQLAPYSSEQLSISEDIENLLVQKLNELGDTNSIIKLVSL, encoded by the coding sequence ATGAAATTTGTATTTGATTTAGATGGGACAATTTGCTTTAAAGGTCAGCCAGTTTCCGAAAAATTATTAATTGCATTAGAAAAATTAGTAGGGCAAGGGCATGAAGTCATTTTTGCTTCAGCTAGACCAGTACGCGATTTACTCCCCGTCCTGCATGAACGTTTTCATCAATACCCAATGATCGCGGGTAATGGCTCAATGGTTGCAATAAAGGGGAAAACCATATCAACGGTCAGTTTTGATGAAGAGACACTCGAGAATATTGTTCATTTAATAAGAGCTTATAATGTTTCTTATTTGATAGATGGTGATTGGGATTATGCCTATACAGGACCAGGTATCCATCCAATTTTGAATAATCTTGATCCACAAAGACGTGCTAAAAACGTTAAATTGGATGAATTAGAGTCAATCTTAAAAATTTTAATGCTTACTTCAGATAATATGGAAGCTATCCAAAAACGGCTTAGCAAACTTGATGTTGTTGTTCACTCACATGGAAATGAGAGAGTTTTAGATATAAGTCCAAGCGGCATAGACAAGTGGAGTGGATTGCAAAAATTGGGTGTACAAGAAGGAGAATATATAGCGTTTGGTAATGATGCGAATGATATTACAATGTTTCAACATGCAATGTATTCAATTATGATTGGTGAAAGTCAACAACTAGCCCCGTATTCATCTGAGCAATTGTCAATAAGTGAAGATATAGAAAACCTTCTAGTGCAAAAACTTAATGAATTGGGAGATACAAATTCAATCATTAAATTAGTAAGTTTATAA